One window of Branchiostoma lanceolatum isolate klBraLanc5 chromosome 8, klBraLanc5.hap2, whole genome shotgun sequence genomic DNA carries:
- the LOC136440489 gene encoding prokineticin Bm8-d-like, producing MASVRVFLLMTACVILISEQASQAMVVTGVCAGDSECIESRGTGFCCAPFNPNSAMRVCKPPGQAAELCHVASNIMPYPWNGARKFWRCACAEGTICVPNHPGAKLGTCA from the exons ATGGCGTCGGTTCGAGTCTTCCTTCTGATGACAGCGTGCGTGATCTTGATCAGCGAGCAGGCTTCCCAAGCCATGGTGGTGACGGGG GTGTGCGCCGGTGATTCGGAGTGTATCGAGTCCCGTGGAACCGGCTTCTGCTGCGCGCCGTTCAACCCGAACTCCGCCATGAGGGTCTGCAAGCCGCCGGGGCAGGCGGCGGAGCTCTGTCACGTGGCCTCCAACATCATGCCTTACCCGTGGAACGGCGCGCGCAAGTTCTGGCGCTGCGCCTGCGCAGAAGGGACGATCTGCGTGCCCAACCACCCCGGGGCAAAACTCGGCACATGCGCATAG